A window of the Brassica oleracea var. oleracea cultivar TO1000 chromosome C1, BOL, whole genome shotgun sequence genome harbors these coding sequences:
- the LOC106302954 gene encoding probable F-box protein At5g47300 — MMTMLPDNLVEEILSRVPATCLKRLRSTCKLWNGIFNDRRFAKNHFDKAPKQYMVLKLTEEYRLCSFRGELGLIDPVCSAQFRISHVFHCDGLLLCTSESYNRIVVWNPCTGQTKWITDPSDRVMFWVTFTLGRCYQENNYSYKLLRHVPCYEKLIFEICEINSDSCWRIPHDVTPDCLLQFAHYSVYLKGKTYWCASDSKEFDACMHLLSFDYTTERFGRLCLPGPYCRLHTVSLSVVREEKLSVLLRPHDRLGNEIEIWISSPIDDPKAVSWSKIFALDDPRLGYCTQTSFLVDDEKKIATCLERWIRSRDNAKAKPYYVLQYIVGEDNEVTLLDFGASSHLHLHSQLLFNYVPSLVHIQ; from the coding sequence ATGATGACGATGTTGCCAGATAATTTAGTAGAGGAGATACTAAGTCGTGTTCCGGCCACATGTCTGAAACGTTTACGATCAACATGCAAACTATGGAACGGTATATTCAACGATAGGAGATTCGCAAAAAATCACTTTGATAAAGCCCCAAAGCAATATATGGTTCTCAAGCTAACGGAGGAATATAGGCTTTGCTCATTCCGTGGTGAGCTTGGACTAATAGATCCGGTTTGTTCAGCTCAATTCAGGATATCTCATGTCTTTCACTGCGATGGCTTGTTGTTATGCACCAGCGAAAGCTACAATAGAATAGTGGTTTGGAACCCGTGTACTGGTCAAACCAAGTGGATCACCGATCCCAGCGATCGTGTCATGTTTTGGGTAACTTTTACTCTTGGAAGGTGCTACCAAGAAAATAATTATAGCTATAAATTATTGAGACACGTGCCTTGTTACGAGAAGCTAATATTTGAAATCTGTGAGATCAACTCCGATTCATGCTGGAGGATTCCTCATGATGTCACTCCAGACTGCTTATTACAGTTTGCTCATTACAGCGTGTATTTGAAAGGAAAGACCTACTGGTGTGCTTCGGATTCAAAAGAGTTTGATGCGTGCATGCATTTACTGAGCTTTGATTATACAACAGAGAGATTTGGACGTCTGTGCCTTCCTGGCCCGTATTGTAGACTCCATACTGTGTCTCTATCGGTTGTTAGAGAAGAGAAGCTTTCCGTGTTATTACGACCCCATGATAGACTTGGAAACGAGATAGAGATATGGATAAGCAGTCCTATTGATGATCCCAAAGCTGTGTCGTGGAGCAAGATCTTCGCTTTGGATGATCCTCGTCTTGGCTATTGCACCCAGACAAGTTTCTTGGTGGATGATGAGAAGAAAATCGCTACATGTCTTGAAAGGTGGATACGTAGCCGTGACAATGCCAAGGCCAAGCCCTACTACGTCTTGCAATACATTGTTGGGGAGGATAATGAAGTCACGCTACTGGATTTTGGAGCATCTTCTCATTTGCATTTACATTCGCAACTTTTGTTTAATTATGTACCAAGTCTGGTTCATATCCAGTGA